A DNA window from Niabella yanshanensis contains the following coding sequences:
- a CDS encoding histone, which yields MAKKSKDQAESPKKLIQDKIAKHLLQEFQQLETLTGKKEFAKRLKKAAKIITQGLEFKEATKEDLAAATKPEADAAKKPAPAKPAAKKTAAPKKPAAKKVAKKPASPKAAMKKPARPAGGASPKKTKANAAA from the coding sequence ATGGCGAAAAAATCGAAAGACCAGGCAGAGTCACCAAAAAAATTAATACAGGATAAAATTGCTAAGCATTTATTACAGGAGTTTCAGCAGCTGGAAACCTTAACAGGCAAAAAAGAGTTTGCGAAAAGATTAAAGAAAGCTGCAAAGATCATTACCCAGGGTTTGGAATTTAAAGAAGCGACTAAAGAAGACCTGGCAGCAGCAACAAAACCTGAAGCGGATGCAGCTAAAAAGCCGGCACCGGCAAAACCTGCCGCGAAGAAAACAGCAGCACCTAAGAAACCAGCGGCAAAAAAAGTAGCTAAGAAACCGGCATCACCAAAAGCAGCAATGAAAAAGCCTGCTCGTCCGGCAGGCGGGGCATCGCCTAAAAAAACTAAGGCAAATGCAGCAGCTTAG